In Halictus rubicundus isolate RS-2024b chromosome 1, iyHalRubi1_principal, whole genome shotgun sequence, the sequence GATCCACGATCGCCAACGGATCCGCGATGCCTCGACGCGATTTGCGAGGACACCGCGAACTCGCGATTATCCAGCCTGCCGGCAATTATTCCTTTTCAGCTCGTTCGTCCTTTGATAGCGACTGCAATCCCATGGTTGCTTAAGGGCTAGTCCGGTTTTCGAGGCCATTTTTGGcacgaatttttaggaatttttttcagaagtaCTATTGAGCATTTTGCATTAGGATTTTACTTATATATATTCACTGGCACTTGAAGAGCATGTATGATTTTTCATTAAGTACAACAATTCAAAATTACGCGagttatgtattttttttttatagagtatgttttAGGAAACATGGGTCGACAGCTGCCACGATTCTGGTCTTTCTACTAATccgaaacaaaaaaatgtagttTATTAGTCAGTATGTATATAGTTGCGGTCCGAaccaaaacaaatgaaaaatcttGAAGTCAAATCACCgatttttaaaatacttttcggCCATTAAACGTAGTTACAATTATTTATTGAAGTCCTGTTGTGAAGTATCCATGTAtgcaaattgtaaatattacttTTGGCAAACCCTCATCAACAGAGACGTGTTGAATTCCAACACAAACGCTCTCTTTAATTAATCCAGAGAATAACGAGAGATATCCTACGAGAAAGAATGTTCTACAGTATTTTCGAGGGGTAGTTTCATCCCTCAAAACCGCATTGTGGTGCGAACAAAAAATAAAGTTGCGTATGAGGTCTTGTACAAGGTCTCATAACTTTTTGGATTTCCGTGTTCTTCagtttcctttggcagaacggCACACACCTACACAGGAAAGAGAGTTACTAATACACCTATCTTGCAATTTTTGCAAACATAAGATTATCTTCGAAAGTAGAATGTAGACTttggattttatacattcatgactagactgcagttttttatgaaaaataaaaattgtcgatttTACGAAACGGTAGTCAAGTGAAAACGCATTTCCTcccctttaataattttaataacttcAGATTAATATAAAGATTTGACCAATTCGTTTCCTGAAGTGATCAAAAGAATGTAGTccaaagaaagaataaaatttctcTGGCTTCAGCGTTCCACAATCGGCGCAGAACATTTTTACTGTACATAAAAAAATCCGCACTCTAGTCATAACACTCGGGAACCTAAACTTAACGTTCTTCGTTCTAAAAAGACACTCGACTGCAGCCGAGTTAAATGCAGTCTCGTCAAGATATTATGGTCGAACGGAATGCTTGAGAGGCCTGTTACGTTCGAAAGGCGGCTCATAAATGATTTCTGAGGACGCACGCCTCTTTCATGTACACGCGAAGAAGAGGGTCACAGATAATAAATGGCGAACATCATCCGGTGTACGGCGATGATTCGGACCTTGTCGCCGATTCATATTTCTCACGGCATTCGCGAGCCTCGACATTCGGAATCCCGATGCGAAGGAATCTCTCAGCGTCGCCACCCCGCGCGAAATGTATGCGAATATTTTGCGTGGAGCCTGGCCGGGGATGAGGAAAGGCGGTATAGCACAGTTGGTAGACGGGAGATTGGCGATGTATCAGCGCGATTTGCAAAAGTAAGCGAAATCCGGGGAAAAGGCAGATGTCAGCTGGAGCTCGGTGAAGGGTATCTATATGTTCCACCGAATCCGTGTATCCTACTTCTCCCGAGGTTTGCCTTATCCTCGTCATCTGAAGGGGTTTCCGGTTGCGGTCTCGAAGCTTGTCGCCTTCACTGACGTGACTCGAATGAAATGATGCCGACTAACAAACCGGTACTGTCAGCAGATACCCCCCAAGCCCCAGCAAATAAATTAACTCCTCCTGAAGAGCCCCGTGGAAAAGTAATAGTGGCCAGGATTCGAAACTCGTTGCAAGAACTTCCTGATAAAATGTTCACAAGTGCACTAGGCGGATCTGCctagaaaattttctacatcaaTTGTAGCAAACAGGTTTGAAATATTTGATGAAATATTGAAGGGTACGTCAAAGATTGAGATGTCGTGTCGTTTGCAATCTCGCGGTATCTCTGAGgccaaaaatgaatgggttacgGTTTGCGGAGGGTGAAAGATTGGGGTCGGAGATGATAGGGTTGTTTGTGCCTTCAGGAAATTGCGGCCATCCTGATCAGTTTCCAAAGACACGCGGAATGGCAGAGTCGGGAGGTAAAGGTGCGACCTCGAAGTGGGTCGATGTTACTGTACTCGAGAAAGAAGGTCCGTTACCGGAGGGACGGTTACTGCTGGAAGAAGAGGAAGGACGGGAAGACGACACGGGAGGATCACATGAAACTGAAGGTAGTATAGTATTAGAGTAGGATAAACGCTTCAAGTAGCGCAGCCGAGTCGGCAGCCAGGTGTGTCCGCAGGTGTGCTAAGTGCTAAAGGGTATCTCTTGTTTTGCCGATCGAATCGCAGGTCCAGGGGGTCGAGTGCATCTACGGCTGTTACGTGCACTCGGCGATCCTTCCGACGTTTCATCGGCGATGCTACTGGCTACTGCAGAACCCGGACGTCGTTCTCGTTCACTACTTAAACGTTCCTTACCCGGACGGCGATGCGAAGCTAGCTGCGCTGCCTCCCTGTCTCGCTCTACCGCCAGACAAGAAAGAGTGGACGCGAGACGAGCTGGCTTCTCAACTTAGACCCATGTTCCTCGGTGGGGATGACGATCCGAACAATCCTCATCTCACCCAACATTCGAATCATCCCGTCGACATGATCGTTTCGCAGCTGCTCGACAGGCAGCGCGCGAACTCCACTTCCTCCACCACCGGCACTCAGCTTGCACCTAGGAGACTAACACCGGACAATCAGGTGAGGGATCGCTCTATGAACCCTCCCTCTGGCGAGTCCAACACTCAATCAGAGATTTCAGGTTTTCCCAGTATTATTTTTCCAATGTTTCGTCAACATTGTGGGGGCCCCCCTATTCACTCTCATGACCAAAAGATGGTCTTGTAACTTTGTGTAAGATACACTTATAACATTCttcctggactcattttaaagggcgGAGTCTCTACTTTCACTTCCCTGACCTTAATTTCCCCTTCCGTGTCCAGTGGGGTTAGGAACgagtacagtaaattctcgatatatgtcaacaacacgggtctcgccagcgtcgtgtatcgtccaggagacatatccgggCCGTGtcatatttacactcctcggtatccgaggcctctcgagctttgtggcccctcacgaggtataccccgcggtagtggggctaaatccgcgacgtttatcatccaggccttggcgacatatatagagaaattactgtgtGTTACATGTATTGGACACGTTTCATTTGACCCACGATAAAACCGTGGGAAAAATTGGCAAATCGATTTTTAATAGCTTATTGTAAAGGGAAAATGTTCCTCCGTAAGATCCAATTGAAGCTGCTacggaagaaaattttttaaactccgTAGAGTCATTCGAAGTGACAAAGTTGCACATCAACGTTAGTGTTTCACTCTGTTTCATGATTAAAACGAGTCTTTGAAACGATTATGTTTGAGAACATGAAGGGAGGCATGTGTTTGACGATTGTCTTGATTTGGCAGGTAACTTCGACAACCGGAGGGCAGCAATCGTCGACGACAGCGTCACCGGCGCCGCGCGTATACTCAAGACATTACCACACGGCCCAAAGCCAGCAGCCGGCTCCTTTAGTGTTAAGTTTGCAACAAATCCAAGGTGGTGGCGGTCTTCTGATTCTGAACAGCCAACCATACCaccaccagcagcagcagcaacagcagcaacaacagcagcagcagcagcaacagcagcagcaacaacagcagcaacaacaacagcagcaacagcaacaacagcagcagcagcagcagagcCAACAAGTGGAGATGCAACAGGTCACGGAACAGCAGATCGTGCAGCAGACAAGTGTCGAAAGGGAACAACAGATCAAACAGGAGATCGACGCGCAGGAGAGCATGGATCGCACCGCGGTGCAGACGTTGCCTATCGGTGGCGCCGGCACCGAGGTCACCGATTTCGCCGAGACCTTGGATCTGAATCAGGAGGACATCCAACGGACGTTGTCCGCGAACATGGTGCCGCCGTCGCCGTCCCCTTCCCCGGCGGACAACAGCATGATCAATCCGATGGACTTTATCGACTCGTCGGATGACCTGCTGGTCAATCTGGACGCGTTCGATCTGTTCGGCGACCTGCCGGAGCTCCATGACTTCGAGGCCGAGCAGACCAAGGCTGAGGAGAGGGGTGGCTCCGACAACGACGTGGGATGTCATCCGGGTACAACCGTCCATATCGCAGAGTATAGTCCGGAGTGGAGCTACACCGAGGGTGGTGTCAAGGTATGAACCTTCAGCAATACTCCGGAGCAAGTTTAAGCGACGATAACAGCCCCTCTTGATCTTTAACTTTGTCAGAAGAGGGGATTCTCTAGGGAGTTCGATGTTGACAGCGATAGGGGACTGTTTTCGTTGTTTCTCCGAGAGTAGAGTGCCTTGACGGGGCGTGGTTAGTTTGAGGACCTCCTGATTTTTGCTCTCGAGGGAGCCACAGTTCAAGGATTTACTATCTGTCTTCTGGTTAAGctagaaaatgtttgtttcttATGCCCCGTTTAagacaatgttaaaagaaaaGAGTGTACGGTGGATGTCTAGGGTCTAAGATTAGAACCAAAGAGAAAGTAGATGAAGAGACGATGAAGAAGATTGTGTGTCTCTTTGCAGGTGTTGGTGGCAGGTCCCTGGACCGGTGGAAGTAATTCGCAGTCGTACTCGGTGTTGTTCGACACTGAGCCGGTCGAGGCCTGTCTGGTGCAGCCAGGTGTGTTGCGCTGCCGTTGTCCTGCTCACGCTCCCGGAATAGCGTCTCTTCAGGTAGCCTGCTACGGCTACGTTGTCTCCGACAGCGTCGCCTTCGAGTACCGAAGAGCGCCAACGACCGAACCAAGTCCGGAAAGAGCTTTGCTGGATCGTCTGGCGGATGTCGAGTCTCGTTTGCAAGGACCTGGCCCACCATCCCCTGCAGCTCATCTGGAAGAGCGACTTGTCGCGTATTGTCAGGTCAGTGTTCCTTGAACGTTCTACTTTAAATTTCGTCGTCCTGTTACTTGTGGAGATTCTTATGGATTTGTGATTTTATAGGATGCTGTTGTCCGTCCGTGGCGAGCCGGAGCGGAACCGTTACAATCCGGCGGCACTACTCTGTTGCATTTGGCCGCCGGGTTGGGCTACTCCAGGTTAGCCTGCGCACTCCTTCACTGGAGAGCGGAAAATCCTAGTAGCGTATTAGATGCTGAAGTTGATGCTTTGAGGCAGGACAGCGCTGGTCTCACGCCGCTAGCTTGGGCATGTGCGGCGGGACACGCGGATACTGCCAGGATACTTTATAGGTTCGTACCTGTTCAGCTTCTTTTGAAGTGCCTGGCCTTTGTCGATGTTCTTCAATGTTCTTGTTCGAGGCACCCTCAAACCTGGGCACCCGAAACCTCTAAAAAGGCTGCGAAACCCTAGACTTAGTTACTATTTTTCTTCAAACGAGTACGAGGGAGGTTTGCCTGTTTGTGCAGATGGAACGCGATGGCGCTTCGTGTCCGCGATTGCCAGAACAGAATAGCGACGGAGCTGGCGGCGGAGAACGGGCACACGGCGATCGCGGAAGAATTGAATCGGCTCGAAGCGAGGCGGCAAGACGAGAGGCTATTCTTGCGGCCGGCCAGCCCTAGTCCTAGGAGGCCATCTCAAGACAGCGGTCTCGATCTGGCGTTGTGTTAGTCTCGTTTAATATTATACTGCCCTCTTCCGTAAATCTGAACACGCACATTCACTACACACAATTTACTCACAGAGTCTCAACCTCTCTATATACCCCCCGTTGAATTGTTCTCCAGCAAAGTACTAACCGACCACAGCCCTGCCCCCCTCACCCCCGTAAAAAGCGTGCCCACGTTTATCAGTCGGACCACCTATTCCCTTTAATTAAAAGACATAGTCTATATCCATAGcccctcgcccccccccctgTAAGCAATTTAGAGATACAAGGTCGTAAAGCGAGCGTGAACCGATCTTAATCGAGGAGAGACGTGTAGTATTAAGGGGTTTATCGATAAAACACAGGTGGCTCCCCGCTGCTGGACAACATGGAGTTGTTGCAAGAGGATGACTCGTCATTAGCCCTCAGCGAGCAGGGAATGGAGAGCGCTCCGACCCCTCAGGAGACTGTAGGTCCGTACCTTCCTCGTTTCCCCTTCTATTTGTCTGTCTGTCTGCCTGTCTATCTGTAACTATTCTGTGTAATCTGTGTGTTCTCTAACTAATTACACTTTATAGATATCCGTCGGCCTAGATAAAACAGTACTGCGCCTCGGGGCTATGATCCGTAGTCTTTCCTAGCTAAAACTGCGTCCCTAAAACTctgttctttctctctgttctgtctctctgtctcgctcTATGTCTATCTGTTGtctttctctctatttttctgtttcttctgTTGTTTCTCTTTTCTGTTTGATGCACAACACGCATAcgcatataaatatatacatatatgtctaTCTATATACACGGACATACGGAAAATACagtaaaacaaaaaaagaaacggaCCAGACGCTATACACACGAACGAAAACGTTCCTTTTGTTTCTGTTTcactgtctctctgtctgtgcGTTACGAGACGACCAGGACGGTCCAGGCTCTCTCGCTGTCCTCTAACTCCTCTGAACTCTTGCAGCTTAAAAGCAGTATTGGTGTTGCTTGGCCTTCGTAACCGCTGGTGTTGGATGATTGCTGTGTAACGTCTaaccaaacaaaaaaaaaaaaaaaaagaacaaaaacaaaaacaaaatcaaACGAGTAAAACACTTTCTTAGCCGTCTATCGGCGGAAAACCAGAGTCCCTCGGAAACGACAGACGCCGTCTTCGACGATACTTTTAAAAAGCGGACGATCCGTGAATTGTGGACGCGAAAGCGCACTTTTTCGGACAAACGTGAACACGTTCGATCGGTTCGGTTCACCCGAACAATCGAGCTGAACAATCGAATGAATCTCTAGTCGATCTCTAAGAATGAGCTAGAAAGTACGAAACTAACTCCTCGGCGTCACACGTTTCGGATTTCATCGTAGAAAAACAAACGCATATATACGTTCCACACGGCTCGAACGGTCAATGAACAATCTAATGAGATTATTCAGaactaaaaacaaaaaagaaaaataaccaAATATACCTCGGTGTTGTGATCGATGTGATTTCGCCGGTCCCGTCACACCTTATTCGAGTTTTGGCTAGGGTGGTGATTCCTTTTTATAGGGGAGGAAGACGCGAGGGTGCTGACATTGGCTGAGCAAATTATAGCTGCGCTGCCGGAAAGGATCAAGAGAGGGGAAGGTGATTCTCCGTCTTCTTCCTCGCCGCCTCCCCCGGCACCGCCCTTGTCGCCACTCGAGGATGCTCTGATGGAACAAATGGTGAGCCACTCATTCCGTTCTCAACTAGTTTTCAACTTAAACAACTTAGTTTCCGACCACCTCGAAATTTCGAATATCTGCGAATCAACACTTTACTCTGTAGAAAATGCTATCGAGAGTTCTCAGACTGTGAAGAAACTTTGATGGCTGATATATTAGTCAGAAATAGGTGACTCATACTTTTCATCGTTCAAGACTCAAGTTATGGTAGCTGTCCCTCTATTTATACTGTCTTGTAATTTCTTAGAACTTTTAATCATCGTCAGGAGGGGTAGAATTTAAAATCGGGGTAGCTACCGTTCCCGTTAGGTTGCATTCCAGGTGACGTGAATTTAAAACAAGACATTGTTCTAAATTAGCATCATCCGAAGAGCTGGAATTTGAAATCAGGCTGGTGCCTGATCCCTTGCTTTGCAGTTCGTTTTAATTGGTTCGCGACTGAAATTGCAATTGTAGTTGAAGGACCTACTAAAACATCCCTcttatttttttaaagaatgtgttcTCTACCGACTGCTGAAACTCGAATGCATTTTCCTGTTGCAGCCGCTGGACTCTGGGGAGCTGTTCGACTCGTACCGCGAGTGCAGCGGTGGCGCAGCATCAGTGTCTGACGCTGACGCGGATGCAAGTCCGTCGAGTCCGTCGAGCAGCTGCTTAACACCAGACTCGCCGTCCCCGCCGCCCACCACCGCCGACTTTTGCGAGTTCCTGCAACTGCAATTGCAGCTGGACGGTAGCAACGGTCGCAACGGTCAGTACTACGGCGGGGACCGGAAGTTCGGTAACGTGATCGGGTCCGGTATCTGCGGGTCGATGACCGGTGGCGGTAACGGGTCCGGTGACGGTAGCGAGGCAGACCTGAGCAGGCTGACGTTGTCCGATTGCGAGCAAAGGGAGCTATACCACGCGGCACGCATGATCCAGAAAGCCTATAGAAATTACAAGGGACGACAGAGACAGGAGGAAGCAGAGAGACACGCCGCCGTTCTCATCCAGCAATATTATCGTCGACATAAACAGTACGCTTATTATAGGTAATCCGTTTCTAGCTTTACGCGGCCGTTCTGTCTTTGCTACGTTCGTTCGTCTTCATACCTAATCATCCTGCAAATGAGTCACGCTGTCTTGCAGATACAGGACTCAAACACAAGTAGGTTCCAATCCGAGTTCGAGcgcaatttttattgttgagGCTCTTGGGCGCAAGCTGTGTCCTTTTGGAATGGCGTTCCTGGCGTTTCGCAGGCGCTGCAGCTAGCTTTGTTGCAACATTCATACCGTGCACAATGCTAGCATGTCTTTTGACTCCcgatgaagctagctgcaatgaAATTTGGGAAACATTGGTAAAactatttcaaaaagaaaacTACCTACACACGAAAGCCTCAACAGCAAAAATCGTACAATGCCGGGCTATGAAAGTCTTTGAACAGAGATGCGATTATTTATGGttgataaatagactgcggacctttatgcaaaataaaaattgtccaagtccaTTGTaggaaacagaagttaaataaaacTGTATTTACTGTTCTAATAATTTGAAGAAGTTGAGAATAGTATGCAAACATTATTCAATTCTTGTAATGTCTTTGCAATTTTGTATTTGGCCAATCTAattttcccataaatgcataaaaatcagcagtctattAATCAATTCTCTAAAGAAGCTGCAAAGCTTATGACAGCACAGAAATCGGTAAAGTCTCGACAAAATCCCAGAGTCTGTTTGTCGAATTGATTTTCAAAAATCTTCTCTCACATAATAATCTCCTTTGAGATTAATAAGCTGTTTAGCGTAAAATCAGTTGACGCACAAGTGACCATAAATCTTAAGCGAATATCGTTCTTAGCCGACAGGAAAAGTTTCCAAATCACCTAATTTCCAGGACAAGGGGGTGGTATCGCGAGATTCGCGTTGGTATTCCGCGATGGTTCGTTTTAATAAGCGGCAATTAATAAAAGGCGGAGGACAGGGCCAATTTAACGATTCAGTAGAATCGGACGAAGTTCATTCCCGACCCACCCGAGACCCCGGGGTTGGGCGAACTTTTAATTGGCATCGTAAATAATTCGAAAAGTTTCGGAGGGAAGTTCCTTAGCCCGGGCGTCCCGGGCCGACGCGACGTCCCGAATACAAAATTAGCCTGGCATTAAATTAATACGACTTCTGTTTGAGATGAAAGCTTAAACCTCCTCTGCTCTCCCAATCCAAACCGCTTCTTCTTTCGCTGGTACTACCCCCCTCTGCAATACGTGTACGGGGTGAATTGGCCGACACGCACACTCGAATAACTCCTAAATTACACGTTGTTTGGAGAATTGTTGGTGGAAGGTTGCTTGACTTTGAGAGCGGCATAATTAATGTCTGTGCACCTCATTTGCAGTCTTCCACTAGGGTCgggatttcgatttttttttagacaaTGTCTGCACGTGTTCCTTAATTTATTACCCAGGCTTCgtgataattaattaatatccgAGGCTGAGAGGCCGTATGAGGCAATATTTAATATGTAATCGGGGAATGGGTTTTCAAACTTTGCAACTGCTTCGGAAGTACTTGCGCAAGAAGAtcgatttatttattaattccaAACGAATTCATAAAATTTTAACACTGCGAGGGAGATAcgtaaattactttgatttcgtGGAATTTCTTGAGTGTGATACTTGGCAATCAACGAGCTAATTGTAGTCGCATCAAAGACTTAAAGTCCAAGCATTACGTGACAGCTTACTGAAAGCCATGTAGATTTAGATTGTAGATTTGTATACAAAGTGCAGATTGCCTGTATTGATTGCAAGTCACTGGGGCAGCATAGATACTTCTGTATTGTCTTCATAATTTGAACGAGCTGGAAATAAcagagcagtatttttaaattctttgaatgaTCTTGCTGTTTTTGTGTTTCATCCACTAATTTCTGTCGCGTGTGTATTGAGGTCTGCAGTGTCCGGTTTTAGCAAATTTGTTGGCGAGAGTGTAGTTAATTAGGGAGTCATCGAGTGGTGCGTGGGAGGCGGGTTACGCTTAGACAGCATGATCGCCACGCGCCGTGCCACTGGGTGGTTTTATTTCACGGTCTGTTTCCACTTTGTGGTGTTTCCGTAGACAAGCCACGAAGGCAGCTCTGGTGATACAAAGCAACTACCGTAATTATCGGTCCCGGCCCTGCTCGGCGAGCTCCAGACAGCAGGCTGTGCACCAGCAAGCCGCCCATCAGGCAGCGAGGAAGATCCAGCAGTTCATGCGACAGTCGAAAATCAAGTTAGTATCCGGCCGGGTGCACCTAATTGCATTTCCTGTTGCAACGGTGTGCACGCATTATTAGTTATGTAGTACTTCTTGTTAGCACACGAAAGGCTTATCGTAACGAAAGACATCTAAAAGTTCTAAAGTCTCCCTCTTCTGTGTGTACTAATGCAGCTTGTCGTGGGACGATTCACGACCGGTAAGTAACGTACAAACAAGTAGGGCGATTGTCGCGCGGCAAACACTGCTCGTTTATATCCCCCGTATATAATTAAactcaaataaaaaaagaaaagataaagatacaaaaaaaaaaaaagaaaaaatcgaaaaattgatCTGTTTATCCTACGGAGGATATCTTTGCTGTCCCGCTTTCACCAGGACGATCAGTGCACCCTGTTTTCACGACACCAAAACAAAATctaaaaaccaaaaaagaaaagaaaatttcgagaaatgcTAATAGAGACATCAATTCGATTTTATCGGAATTCGAGTGATACGAACAGACAAAAGTACCATGATCTCCGATTAGCTACTCTGTGTTTTATTACGGAATGTAATCGGTGCTTTGTTGTTTCCCTGTTCTCGATGTTACTGACCGTGTTATACCGAGTACCAAGTCCATGCAACTGTGTTCATATACGGAGCTTGTCATAGAAGACGTATGAGATACATCAGCTCCCTCGATTCTCACTTTGCTCGACTGGTCTTGTGGATCACACACTATACTTTGTGTTCTGTGTGCGTGTTACCACGAAAGACAAAAGCGCGAATACTTCGCCTCTGTGTGCTACCTTATGCTGGtgatatttatgtatatattagCTTCGCTGGTCAAAGTGTACGCACGCTAGATTAATGGCATACACCGTACACGGAAGATCTACATACTTCTGCGATTCTACCGACGACTGTCGACTTCAAATGTTAACCCTTGAAAGACTGATCCTCGAATCTTTTTTCACAGTTCTTGTTCactgaactgcggatttttatgcgttcACGCAATCTTTAGAATATTAGAAGATAGTCACAAAATGATGAACAGTAATTGGACCTCTATTTTATTCTTGTGatgaagaataaaatatttttcattctcgattctataaaataattcatcaaaatattaatcgcaaaatGGCTTGACTAAAATCGATTCTGATGACTGTACTACAGTAAATCAATTTTGCTTCAGTGTACAACAGTGAAGTATCAGATTGAACGTTGTGTTAATAGAttgaacaattttcaatattttcagtcgaataataattttaagaatGTCTCCGAAATACAATGTTCAGTCAGATTCACAACCCAGTTTGATTTTTCGTTTACTCTGCTcgaattattcatttattttatttttgcataaacTTCGGCAGTCTGATTCGAAAAAAGGGTTAGGTTGCACGAACTATTCCTCGCGGGAAGTAGCATTTAATTTACcataaacttccgcagtctgattttaaaaaataggtcTGGGCAATGTTGCTTGGACTGTGTCCTGAAGGAAGTAGcatttaatttgcataaacttCTGTACCCggattaacaaaaaaaaaaaagaacagaatcTCCAGAGGCCTAATCTACAGTCTTTCCAGGGTTGACGAGCCCCGACAAGGGCGCCGTAGAAGCAGTCCATTAATCTACCGTTGGACTAACGAAACCCTTCTCCGACCGTAGCCCTCTAGGCTGGATTAGCCCTAAAACGACCTCCGTCTCTCGGTCTCGATTAATCAGTAGCTTCAACTAAAGCGTCCGAGTAAGTGTGTACATTCTACACTGTAACCCGGTAACATGCACACAGCAACCATCCTCAAGTACCAAAATTAATACCATctggaaacaaaaagaaaaacgaaaatctgGAAATCTAaacgcaacaaaaaaaaaaaaaaaaaaaataaaataaaataaaaagtctgTTAAATCGTATATAAGAACAAAaaagcaaaaaaagaaaaaagaaaaggttCTCGAGCAAAGGATCGATCGCGGAGCCAGTCGACTTAGATGCGCTCGTTTGTTTCGTAGTTGACGTGTTCCTCAGAGTGCTTGGTCATTCAGTGTCATGTAATGCACAACTCTCGCCACTAGCTGTGCGCCCGGTCGAATCGGATCTACATGAACGTGTGTACGTTTCTGGGACTATAGGCTGCAGAACGCCAGGGCCGCCGCAAACGGGAACGGGAGGCAGCCAGCGGCCATTTTACGGGGGGTTGCTGTCCCCCAAAGCTCGCCCTCATCTAGCCCAGGGGCCAGCCTAGTAGCCGCCAACCCAGAGGTCACTTAATCGACTGTCGACTGTCGACGACCACGCAGAATGCCGATGAGCTTACCGAGGCGAAACAATAGAGAGCCTAGAGAAACCATCCGCATTGATCGGGGTCACCTGGTGTGGGGGACATatggctctctctctttctctctctctctctctcgaggagGAGGAGAATCGATGTCGTGACGCCATGGGGTTTCACGCATAACCCACCTACGATCCCGGGGAAACTAGGATACATCCAATCCAGAGCGGGCAAGCTTCGCTCTTCTACGATCCTCCAACACACGACCCTCTAAAACCACTCGGTTCTACGACTCGTACCTACGATTTAGCTCTGTCCACCTGCTCTCACATCTTTGTCCGACGAAtcaacgtctctctctctcgtacccATCCGATTTTCTATGCATTTCTGTCCGATGACGACGTTTCAGGACTTCAAGGTAGGTGATCTCCGCGAAAACTTGACATAACAACTGTTGGTCCACACTTTACCCACCGGGGACCGCTTAAATCTTCATCAGTTtaatgatacttctgaaactGTCACTAAACTGTGGATTTCTCTGTACTTGTAATTGGTAATCTTTAAAGACATTAGGGAGTTTCAATTTGGCTCCCATTGCTTGGACTtgatgcaggcaatttttatttcgcagagagacccgcagtctagttggTACGTTGTGTTACGATGATCTTTCGATTGAACGTTGTGATCGTTGTTGATCAGGTTGTTAACCCTGCTGCGTTGGGTCTCGC encodes:
- the Camta gene encoding calmodulin-binding transcription activator isoform X5, whose protein sequence is MSHLVTGYDEPSVTRATTDIADNHVSANGNGNVNVNVNATLNGNTVVGKSSSKVGVAGGGSKSSERNDHLRNDHKSQEGIGTGESNAGCRPRTSKEAAHENVSLDRKLDGADPISDGDPIKLPENLETLPRAEHFPTQRHRWNTNEEIAAILISFQRHAEWQSREVKVRPRSGSMLLYSRKKVRYRRDGYCWKKRKDGKTTREDHMKLKVQGVECIYGCYVHSAILPTFHRRCYWLLQNPDVVLVHYLNVPYPDGDAKLAALPPCLALPPDKKEWTRDELASQLRPMFLGGDDDPNNPHLTQHSNHPVDMIVSQLLDRQRANSTSSTTGTQLAPRRLTPDNQVTSTTGGQQSSTTASPAPRVYSRHYHTAQSQQPAPLVLSLQQIQGGGGLLILNSQPYHHQQQQQQQQQQQQQQQQQQQQQQQQQQQQQQQQQQQQQSQQVEMQQVTEQQIVQQTSVEREQQIKQEIDAQESMDRTAVQTLPIGGAGTEVTDFAETLDLNQEDIQRTLSANMVPPSPSPSPADNSMINPMDFIDSSDDLLVNLDAFDLFGDLPELHDFEAEQTKAEERGGSDNDVGCHPGTTVHIAEYSPEWSYTEGGVKVLVAGPWTGGSNSQSYSVLFDTEPVEACLVQPGVLRCRCPAHAPGIASLQVACYGYVVSDSVAFEYRRAPTTEPSPERALLDRLADVESRLQGPGPPSPAAHLEERLVAYCQDAVVRPWRAGAEPLQSGGTTLLHLAAGLGYSRLACALLHWRAENPSSVLDAEVDALRQDSAGLTPLAWACAAGHADTARILYRWNAMALRVRDCQNRIATELAAENGHTAIAEELNRLEARRQDERLFLRPASPSPRRPSQDSGLDLALCGSPLLDNMELLQEDDSSLALSEQGMESAPTPQETVGEEDARVLTLAEQIIAALPERIKRGEGDSPSSSSPPPPAPPLSPLEDALMEQMPLDSGELFDSYRECSGGAASVSDADADASPSSPSSSCLTPDSPSPPPTTADFCEFLQLQLQLDGSNGRNGQYYGGDRKFGNVIGSGICGSMTGGGNGSGDGSEADLSRLTLSDCEQRELYHAARMIQKAYRNYKGRQRQEEAERHAAVLIQQYYRRHKQYAYYRQATKAALVIQSNYRNYRSRPCSASSRQQAVHQQAAHQAARKIQQFMRQSKIKLQNARAAANGNGRQPAAILRGVAVPQSSPSSSPGASLVAANPEVT